DNA from Flavobacteriales bacterium:
CGGGCCAACGGCATCATCGCCAAGAACGACAAGCTGAAGGTGCTGGGCCGCGGCGAGCTCACCGGCGCCCTCACCATCACCGCGCACGCTTTCAGCGCCACCGCCAAGGCCGCCATCGAGGCCAAAGGCGGCAAGGCGGAGACCATCGCCACCGTAGCCCCCAAGGCCTAAGGCATGAAGAACCTGATCGAAACGGTCAAGAACATCTGGCGCATCGAGGAGCTGCGCAACCGCATCCTCATCACGCTGGGCCTGCTGCTGGTGTACCGGATCGGCAGCTTCATCGTCCTCCCCGGGGTGGACAGCACCAAGATGTCCGATGCCTCGTCGGCGGCCGGGGGTATCGCAGAGATCCTCTCGATCTTCACCGGCGGCGCCTTCACGCGCGCCAGCATCTTCGCCTTGGGCATCATGCCCTACATCTCGGCGTCCATCATCATGCAGTTGGCCGGCATCGCCATCCCGGCCGTGCAGAAGAAACAGAAGGAGGAGAGCGGCAGGCGCCAGCTGAACCAATGGACGCGCTACCTCACCATCGCCATCTGCGTGGCACAGGCGCCGGGCTACATCTACACCAGCATCGAGCCCGACGCTGCCCCGCTGGACAGCTGGGGCTGGGTCTGGTCGAGCGTCGTGATCCTCACCGCCAGCACGCTGTTCGTGATGTGGCTCGGTGAGCGGATCACGGAGCGGGGCCTTGGGAACGGCATCTCCCTCATCATCATGATCGGCATTCTGGCTCAGTTCCCGCAGAGCTTCGCCCAGGAGGTGGTGGGCCGCATGGGCCCCGGTGGCGGCGGCTTGGTGCTGCTGCTGGTGGAGGTGGTGATCTGGGTGCTCATCATCGCCGGCTGCATCCTGCTGGTGCAGGGCACGCGGCGTATCCCGGTTCAATTCGCCAAGCGCGTCGTTGGCAACAAGCAGTACGGCGGCGTTCGGAACTACATCCCGCTTAAGGTGAACGCCGCAGGGGTCATGCCGATCATCTTCGCCCAAGCCATCGTTCTGGTGCCGATGTACATCGCCCAGGCGCCCTTCCTAAGCGAGTCGGTGCGCAACTGGATGAACACGGCGGCCAGCAGCCAGGGCTGGGGCTACAACATCGCGCTCTTCCTCATGGTGGTGGCCTTCACCTATTTCTATACCGCCATCACCGTGAACCCGAACCAGCTTGCAGATGACATGAAGCGGAACGGCGGCTTCATCCCCGGCGTCAAGCCCGGGAAGGCCACGGCATCGCACATCGATGAGCTGCTCTCGCGGATCACCTTGCCCGGTGCCATCTTCCTCGGCATCGTGGCCATCCTGCCGACGTTCGCCGGCATGATGGGCATCAAGCAGGGCTTCGCTCAGTTCTTCGGCGGGACTTCATTGCTGATCATGGTGGGCGTGCTCTTGGACACGCTCCAGCAGATCGAGAGC
Protein-coding regions in this window:
- the secY gene encoding preprotein translocase subunit SecY, yielding MKNLIETVKNIWRIEELRNRILITLGLLLVYRIGSFIVLPGVDSTKMSDASSAAGGIAEILSIFTGGAFTRASIFALGIMPYISASIIMQLAGIAIPAVQKKQKEESGRRQLNQWTRYLTIAICVAQAPGYIYTSIEPDAAPLDSWGWVWSSVVILTASTLFVMWLGERITERGLGNGISLIIMIGILAQFPQSFAQEVVGRMGPGGGGLVLLLVEVVIWVLIIAGCILLVQGTRRIPVQFAKRVVGNKQYGGVRNYIPLKVNAAGVMPIIFAQAIVLVPMYIAQAPFLSESVRNWMNTAASSQGWGYNIALFLMVVAFTYFYTAITVNPNQLADDMKRNGGFIPGVKPGKATASHIDELLSRITLPGAIFLGIVAILPTFAGMMGIKQGFAQFFGGTSLLIMVGVLLDTLQQIESHLLMRHYDGLMKSGRIKGRSQGAAYGMAG